The region ATtgataatgaaattaaaattggAGCTttcacatgggaaaaaaagaagaagagaaatgttAGCATCCAGGGGAGACGCAATATATCTTTTGAGGCCTTTCCTAAGAAAACGGTGCTCGGGAGGGAGGTGAGGGGTGTGTGCCCAGGGTTTGGATCTCTGCCCCCTGTGTCTTGATTAGCCATTGCAAACCACCTTGTTGTGGTGTTGATTTGCTACTATGACATGGACATCACTGAGTCTCCAGAACCCAGCGGGGCTGCACACAGGCACCAAGAGTGTGAAGCCACActaaatacagtgaaaaaaaaaaaagtcctctcTGATGGTTTGCTATTCTGCAAATATCCTTTGAAATGAAGGACGATTTCACACTATTCGAAAATACCATCTAaccaagaaaacagagcaaacacCTTTTAGCAGAAGCCAAGCCGTAGATCTCGTGGTTAAACCATGAATTCGTCTTCCAAATCCTGATCCTTTTCATGACGGCTGATGGGAGAAGCCATTCGAGAAAGTGATTAAAGCGCGTGGTGTTGAGCATGTCCCAGGGGAAGCCGTGGTTTGCCACCCGGCTGAACACCCACgtgctgctcctggcactgAGAAACACCTGGCAGAGAAAGCAGGCCTGAGGGCCTCCTGCCCAGAAGCCTGACTTCCATTTTTGCCTGACGTAGCAAATCCCGACTCCTGTGCTTGGGAGCGAGGTACCAACAAAGGCAGTCGGTGTCCAGATGAACCAACCGGTTCGTGGTGGCTTTTGTAAAGCTCCCAGATAGTCCAAATTCTCCAGAAATCGCAAAGCTCATTCAATTGGCCTCAATTTAAGGCTTGTTTGTTGAGAAACTCAGTGGGCAAGTGAGAGGAGGAAACCCTTGGGGAGCAAaactgtgtgtttctgtggGTACTGACAGGTGAAGATAGAGCTGTACTTGCAAGATGGACAGAGAAGAAATCAAAGATGTGCAGCATGGCTACTAACAGCAGTGCAGTGGCCTCATGTTTCTGCTCAAGAAGGTGCTTCAGCATCTTCTGTGTGCTTGTAGACAGTTTTGGGGAGGTGTGTGGGGACAGGAGGAGCTCGGCTGTGTGTCAATAAAGTGGAAAAGCAGTGATGAAGCCTTGCTCAGAGAGTGAATGGTTGAAGGGAAGTGCTGAATGCCGGGAAAGGGTTGAGCAAGAACCatgaagaggaaatggaaatgtgTCCCTGTGTTGGGTCTTGCTAACCTTGGCTTTGAGAGTAACCCTGGTTTTAACCTCCCTCCTGCTTGTCCCATGTCCCACCCACCATGATGCTGTACCTTTGCAGCCACGCGACTCATATCCACAGCAATATCACAGCCGGTGTTCCCAATGCCCACCACGAGGACCCGCTTTCCCTGGAAAGCAGCTGCATCTTTGTATTCCAGGCTGTGGAAATACTGACCTCTGAAGCGGGTCTCAATACCTGTGCAGAGAGTGAGGAACGTCTCCTATCACCACACATTAGCTCCAACTTCATGCCAAGCACTGGCCATGCTGCTTCCCCCCTCTTCTTGCAGCCAAACCCAGTGCTGCAAAGCCCACAGAACTCTCAGCTCCACTAGTAGTCATGATGCTTTCACCTTCTCCCACTTTCCTGAGTAACCTCATCATGGTCCTGCTCAGAAAATCCTCATGGAACAGCACTGTTGCATCTTCATGAGGTGCTTTATCCATTTCTGGATATGCTCACATCCATTTCCATGGATCACAGCTGCCCTGGCTGGTGAGCTTTGTGGAGCAGAGGgacaaccccagcccacccaaCTGCAGGGGCAGGACTCACCTGGGAAAGAAGCCAAGGGCAGGTGGGGCTGCTGGAAGTTTCCTGCACAGACCATGACAGCATCAAAGACGTGTGACTCCTGGGTGCCCTCTGCCTCGGTGACCACATCCCACTGGCCTGAGGTGGCAAAATCCGGGCGCTTCCTCACACTGATAACTGTTGTCTTGAAAAGCCCAATAACATAACCATCCGAGAGTGTGCTTAGTTGCAGAAAGGTGCTGCTCACAAAGGGCCGGGCCTTCAGGTACCTTTCACATCTGAACTGCTAAGATAAACCTACACCTTCCCCCTGCGCGTGGCATAGGATGGGGGGCACAAGGCAGTCTATGCTCAGCCTCACTTAAAAGACAGAGCCAAAAAGGCTGCATTGAGAATGCCCAGAGTGTGCAGAGCTCGTGGGCTTTGCTCCCAACATTGTCCCATCCCACCCACGTgatggcagctcctgcagcccctgaaGCCCTCCTGCTTTCGGTCCCAGCCCACCTTGAAGCGGATGTGCCTCAGGAGCTGGAAGTGCTGAGCATACATTCGGAAGTACTCCAAGAAGAGGTTGTGAgggaggaaagaggggaaatcCTCCGGGAAGGGGAAGTCACTGAAGCAGGACATCTCCTTGGAGGTGTTGCTGATGACGGAGCGGTACACGCTGACCCTCCCGCGGTCTGCTTTGTCCTGTGAGAAGCGAGCAGGGCTGTTTTGGGAGCacaggggaaggggaaaacCGTGCAGAGCTCACTCACTGTAAAGCGCCACAGCCCCCCGATGTCCTCACTCCTCTCGAAGCACGTGGGCTCCAGCCCCTCATCCAGGCAGCACTTGGTGGCCACCAGCCCACTGGACCCAGCCCCGATGACAGCCACTCGGCGCACCATGGTGTCCTATGGGCAGCAAGGGGATGGAGAGTGACCAAGAAAGGAATGGGGAGTGCAGGGATCagcaaaaacagcacttttcctCCCACCCCAATGGCTTGTTTTTGTGCTTTCGTATTTAATTTCCAttaagtaggaaagaaaaaggctttaGGAAACAAACTGCCGCGATGCCTGATGGGGTGGGGGCATGGAGAAGTGATTCAGAAGTTGTGCTGTGTTGTGAAAGTGCTGCTTGCATTACAAAACATGCAAGGCGAGAAACCCAGGTGAGGCAGAGTTCAGGGGAGGAAGTGCAAGCTGAGCTGTGTAAACTGAGCTACGCTGAAACCAGCATGGTCAGAGAAACGGAAAGAACGAGTCTGTGCAGACTCTGACTAGATAACAAGCATTTCTCCCTCAAAGTCTCAAGAAAGATTCATTTATAACTTGCTTTCAACCGATTTTATGTCGAAGATTAAGTTAAATAGGAGCTGGAGGATAGAGCAGAAATCCAGGGAAAAGCACTGGGGAGAAGCAAGGGACTCGAGTACACCTGCAGATGCTCccatccagctgcagctctccatacCACAGGGACAGACACAAACCCCATAGAGCAAAGCGAGTGTGCCTTTCAGCCAGTCACCACTCCACCTCCATAaagcccccaaactcacccaCCCCGATGCCAGTCCCGCTGGCCAGCTGTCTCGACAACACGCAAAATGCAGCCAGAAAGGAGTTCAGAGCAAACTTTCACTGTGCCTTTGCTGCTTAGGGCTCATCTGATCTTCTCTTGGAGCTCCTCCAAACATGGATTAAAGGGCAAGGTGGAATTCTGCCCGGCCCCACTCACAGGACTGCTGCACCACTGACCTTTATACCCACACTCACCCCACCGCCAGTGCTTGAATGCATACACAGCAAAGACAAGGACCTTAATCCCCAAGGCAGCACGCTTGCAGGGACTCCCACCCATGACACTGGGGTCATGTCTGTGCCTGGAGGACCCCTGCATCCTGCTCCGTCACTGGGCACCCCCGGGGCAATGGGCCACCAGGCTCCCTATGCCCGCCTGCTGGCCTGGGGGGTATTGGCTACTGCATGCTGTGCAGGAAAATCTCCAccaatggaggtgacccactgtcactggaggaggtggtggggacTCACGTCTTGGTTGGCTGCAAGGTCCTGTCCCAGTGAGTGAAGACGTCCCCACATGCCTCCTTGGTTCAGGGCCCCGCTGCTGGCACCAGTAGGAAGTGCAGGGGTCAGAGAAGgtggagaaggaaaggcagGGTTGGTCGGGAGCAGCGTGTTGGACTTGGTGCCAGTGAAAGAGGCAAGGCTTTCCATGTACACCCTACAGTCAGTTCTGAGGATTTTGTCAAAGGACAGCTCAAACCTTAATGAGTTGGAGGAATCCAGCATCAGCTGGGCtggcagaggagatggaggtCCATCTCTGCATCTGCACTGCTTGTTGTGTCCCAACAATTGGGTCACTCTTAGGAAAGGCACTGGTTGGGCTGCTTGTTTGCCCAAATCCTTCGCACTACAGCTTATGCAGAGTGATCCTGGCTCTGGTACACCTTCCTCACATGCAGCAGCCACCCATGAGTTgcacctgagcctcctctgcACCCTGGTGGACCTTTTCCAAATGATCTTAttaaaacaggttttttttttgctcttgtttGGTTGTGgtggtttatttttaactagTTTTGCCTTTGCTCTCCACAGAGACGTCACGTGCTGTGtgagaagggcagcagcaccctCTAGCTTCCCCTCAAACTCATTTCCACTGTACACTGCAGGAAGGCACAGTGACTCAGAAGGTTGCTTCCAGCTCACCTGCCCAGTAAAAGCACAGCTTCTCCCACCACaacatataaatacataaaatatgttgaaatatataatatatacaacATATAAAATAACCACATTGCACGGTTCTGTATTAGACAGCAATTATTCTGATCCAtcctctattttccttttctacatCTTTCCTCCTATAGCGATCCAGGTGAAGCACAGATTAATATAACACACCCAATTTTGCCCCATTCGTTTCCCAGTAGTTCTCAGCCTTTCATCTGACCTCTTGGCAGTCTGCGAGCTCCACGCCGAGGCCTTCAGACAGCAGTTCGTGGTGACTCAGATCTCTGTGCTGGCAGATGAGATAATTTGTGagtacagcttttttttttcttttttaattctgccGAATTAATTTGCATGTATTACCATTAATTTCTCTGCCATTTTGTCTCAGGATCATGGCAAATTCCCCAGCTCCCCAAGCAAGCTTCAGTCTCAACTACCTTGAATCAATGCATTCCCACCCTCAACACGCAAAATATCAGTGTCAGACCACAGGTTGCATCAGCTCAGCACAAGCAGATAAGTGGCTGGATGCATCTTGGGGGGTTTAACTTCTAGGGGAAAGGATGCATGGTCTCATTCTGCAATAGCAAATGAGGGATGCCTTTGCCCAGGAGGACAGGGGAGTCTCATTACTTGTATTTAGCTCAGCAGTGCTCGTTCTGCCAAAGCACGCTGAGATGAATTCACCTGcaccttttcctctcctctgatGTTCACTGGGGACAAACCACCTGTCCCTTAAGAAGCACCAAATTCTGCCAAGATGGATCCACCAGAGTTTCTTCAAGACTCATATATACGCACCTGAGCTTCCATATTCATCTCTGTGCACTGAGTTATTTGAGAGACGAGACGTGCCCAGCCTGAAAGCATTGTAGTACAGGGGAGCTCGTCTAGAAGACTACAGTATCAATAAGCTCCTCTTCAGGGCAGTTGTGGCAGACAGTTGAGTTGTCCTTCAACAGTACCTCCAGcacagaatcattatggttCAAAAAGACCGCTGAGATCTCTGAGTCCAACCCTAACCTgtccccaccgtgcccaccgactgtccctcagtgccacacctccacacttcttgaacatctccaaggatggtgaccgCACCActtcccttggcagcctgtgccagtgcccaaactctctttctgaaaacaagtttttactaatatccaacctgaacctccactgGTACAATTTGAGACCGCCGTATTTCATCTTCCCCATTGGCGGTGGTACGTCCATGGCCACACAGCTGACCTCCACCCTGATGTTCCCTCCCGAACTGCCCATGCCAACCACAAAGACAGGATTCCCCTTAAATCCACTGAGCTGTTTGTACTGCTGGCTACGAATGCACCAGCCTTAATTACTTGAGCACTTGTGACTTTTACAGGGATACATTCTGCAGGAACAATCCATATGGCAAGAGAGAAGAGCTGCAATGGATGGCCAGTGGAGACTCAGGGAGGCCCAGCTCTCCATCCCATGCACACAGAATTGGTGTTTCCCTCCCAAACTGAGGTCTTTCATAtctctgcacagcaggaaaacCTTTCACTCCCTTTACCTGGACTCTTAATTTACAAACTAGATGAACATTTAAAGCCATTtaaacttctctctctcttttctttttttccaataaagAAATCCATCCCCTTTCTGCGTGCCAGCCAGGCTGCTCATAAAGCCCTGCAGTTGCCCTGGAAACTCTCTTTATGAGTCTGCAGCTCAGGGACAAACCACTGCCAAATTTCTTGCAATCTTGTTTGAACTACCCCTCTTTATTGgctttgcaaatatttgtgtCTAATCTTTGGAGCTCTGCCACAGCCTTTCTTAGGAAAACAGATTCAAATGTGCACGGGGCTGCTCCAGGCCCGTGCATCCTGTCTGCTGCCCCCAGGACAGATGCCACCAGCTTTGCTACTGCTGCAGCTGTAACACTGCAGCTTTAGAGATGTTTTGCTTCTGCCTCCCAAAGCCTTCCTGCTGGGGAAGTGCAAGACAGATGGATGGCTGCAGGGTTGCTGCAAGCCTCAGTTTGATCCCAGCATGGTCACCAGCCTGGTGGCACCGTGGCCAAATGGCACCAGCTCTTCCACCCTGGGACATGCTTCTAGCTGCTATGGGACAGTGGCACTTTGGGGAGACAGTGGCACACTGGGGGGCAAACAGTCAGCAGCAAGTAGCTTTCAGCAGAAAGGTGGGGTTGGACAAATTCCTATGTAACACCCCACTTCCTATGAACAATTTCAGCTTTCAGTAGAAACTTCAAAACTCTTGGCTTCCCAAGTTCTAAATGAAAACTGGACTTTGTcaggttaaagaaaaaaaccacaagcgTAGGCTGTTTATTTAttcactacttttttttccccttgcatgtCAGGAGTTAACTTGCATGACAAACATCTCAGCTATGCATGGCATTTCATTCCCTACCCTATAGCAGAGAAGCCAGAGATAACACCCAGGACCCCATGCCCCTGTTTGCCCCGTGGTGAGAGCTGCCACCTTCCTGTGCTCTCCCTATAGCAGCTAACCCCAAAAATatgtgggggggtggggggagggtgAGGGGGACAGGGAGTAAAGTGAACCCATGGATATGGCTGGCTATCCCCTTACCTCCCAGCACCACACTCCCTTCTGCAGGTGGAGCAGCCCCACCTCAATTTATAGGGAGCACAGGGGGCTACTGTGGGACTGGCTGTTCTCATGGTGGTTGCACAACCTGGGTTTGCTGTGGGAGGAGCGGTGGCACCTGGGACCTGGCAGCAGGCCACCTGGATGGTGGTGACCACCATGGATGATGGTCGAagggatggtggtggtgggaagGACTGGTATGATCCAGAGGCATCCCAGGTTCATTCGGGTGGTGGTGCCCAGAAAACTTGGGGGCAGAggaggctgtgagcagctgctggtggcaaCGTGCCCCTATTTTTTAGAGCTGGATTTTAgccctgaaaaaaaattgctaaatTGCTTGTGCATTGAAGCAGGACGGATGCCCCCGGGGTCAAAAGGCAACTTTCCTGCTAAAAacactaacaacaacaaaacccactaCGCCAAGCAGGAGGGGCTGTTCTCCTGTTTACTCTGCGCTGGGAGCAGTAAAGAAGACcccaaagcaagcagcagccaaCACCGGTGGCACATTTATGTTTCTTCTTATCAAAACCAGGTATGTTCAGTACCTTGAGCTCTCACAAGAGATACCACAGAGGAGACCCAAAGGATGTGCCAGGGCAGGCACGGGCTTGTGAGCACAAGTGCTTTAATCCAACACTCCTGGCAAAATTTAACCAGATTTAATAAGAAGTTCTATGTTTTTCATGTGTGCAGGCTGTGGACTTTGTCATGGTGAAGCCGTTGTCCTTGTTAAACCTGCTGCCTCCCATTGTGTCAGTGGGGGCAGGAAAGGAGCTGCCCTTAGCTTCTTGGGTTCGGAGGTTTCTATGTGTACAGTGAAGTGTTTCCATCAGACGATGACTTAAAAGTCTTCACAAGATCAGGCCTGGTGGATGCATGCTCTCTCCCTTGTTCACCATGGCTTTGTACCAGAACACAAAGCAGACCCCAACCACAAAGCACCTCCCTACCTCTACCACTACCACTGTCCTCAAGTGTTTTTGAGAATACCATCGACACGGTTGGTCACATTCCGTAAACACTGCCCCTCCTCCTGAGCTCGGTGTTTAAATGCTTTCAATTCCTACAATTACTCCAAGAGCACCTCAAGCACAGGTATGCTGTGCTTGACATTCCCAAACCCTGGCACAGAGACACAGCAGTGCTCCCCATCCTACAGGGATAAGCTCTTGCATCACCTCAGCTTCCACCCAGGAGCACTTGCTGTGTTGATTCCCAGAATGAAGTTCTGCATAAGGACAAAAACCTGAACACTAGGCaacctgctgctctctgtgcactcgagtagagtcatagaatcaccaagtttggaaaagacttctaacaCCACTAAAGTCCAACCCaactccaccatgcccactgcccacatcccacagagccacatctccatggctcttgagcacctccagggacctcaccacctccctgggcagcctgctgtaaATCTCCACAGCAGAGCCAAGCTATTTGCatttggagacattcaaagacATTTTGCAATATCACCTTTCCATCAGTTTAAATGTCAGCTTCCTTAAATTGATAGAGGAGCTCAAGGCTTTGCTTGCTAATTGGCTGGAGGAGATGCTGGGCACTCACAGGTGGTCCTAGTGCCGTAGGGCTGCACTGGATGGTGGCTAGAAAAGAGCATGGGCCCTCTGGTTTGTTGCACACAAAGTGGATCTGGAAACAGCATCAGAGGTGAGCTGGCAATGCCTTCTCCTGAGGTTGTTTTGACCCAAGTCCCACCCAGGACAGTAGAATCCTCAGTTTGGCCATCTCACGTCTTCTTTCGCTAAAGCAACgctggctctgctgtgcttcctTATAGCAGTGCAGTTCTTACCCTTGCTGGAAGGTTCCCATAggtttggtttttgtgtttttttttcagtctggaaGGAATACTGCCCAGCTGTTGggttgctttctgcagctttagGGCAGAATTCTAGGAGGTACCTGAGGTTGGGCCCACCAGCACCAGgtgttcctgctgcaggctgctgcagcctaGCCAGCTCCAGACACACCATCTGTCCCCCAGGGTACAGTTCCCTgtctcccagccctcctgcaaccctctgcccagctcccagccccatccacCCCCTCCTTACACCAGCCTCCAAGtctcttccttcagtttttaTGTGTGCTCTCAAGGCATAACCCCACCTCACCCAATGAAGGAGAAATCCACCCATCCTACAGCAGGAGGCACACAACAACTGTTGCTGGTTGCATCTCGAAAGCCTTTGAACCAGGCAAGGGTAAGCCAGGCTGAGCCTGCTGGACTTCAGACCTGTC is a window of Gallus gallus isolate bGalGal1 chromosome 8, bGalGal1.mat.broiler.GRCg7b, whole genome shotgun sequence DNA encoding:
- the FMO4 gene encoding dimethylaniline monooxygenase [N-oxide-forming] 4 isoform X1, which produces MLDSSNSLRFELSFDKILRTDCRVYMESLASFTGTKSNTLLPTNPAFPSPPSLTPALPTGASSGALNQGGMWGRLHSLGQDLAANQDDTMVRRVAVIGAGSSGLVATKCCLDEGLEPTCFERSEDIGGLWRFTDKADRGRVSVYRSVISNTSKEMSCFSDFPFPEDFPSFLPHNLFLEYFRMYAQHFQLLRHIRFKTTVISVRKRPDFATSGQWDVVTEAEGTQESHVFDAVMVCAGNFQQPHLPLASFPGIETRFRGQYFHSLEYKDAAAFQGKRVLVVGIGNTGCDIAVDMSRVAAKVFLSARSSTWVFSRVANHGFPWDMLNTTRFNHFLEWLLPSAVMKRIRIWKTNSWFNHEIYGLASAKSSNFNFIINEELPFCMLSGTIVLKSNVKEFTETSAVFEDGTTEENIDVVIFATGYNFSFSFLEESICNPLKNNSTLYKCIFPPQLERPTLAVIGLIKLTGSVMVGSEIQARWVTGVFAGAYKLPPSSKMMAEVSKKQLPVKRNLPEKQNSRLNFISYTSEIASCAGVKPSVLRLLLTNPRLALAVFFGPCTSYQYRLMGRGQWSGAGAAILTQWQRVLKPLRTRVLEDSASSYSWRWLGLLALPMALVVGFLLSKCPKLGWAPRAGLLF
- the FMO4 gene encoding dimethylaniline monooxygenase [N-oxide-forming] 4 isoform X2; this translates as MVRRVAVIGAGSSGLVATKCCLDEGLEPTCFERSEDIGGLWRFTDKADRGRVSVYRSVISNTSKEMSCFSDFPFPEDFPSFLPHNLFLEYFRMYAQHFQLLRHIRFKTTVISVRKRPDFATSGQWDVVTEAEGTQESHVFDAVMVCAGNFQQPHLPLASFPGIETRFRGQYFHSLEYKDAAAFQGKRVLVVGIGNTGCDIAVDMSRVAAKVFLSARSSTWVFSRVANHGFPWDMLNTTRFNHFLEWLLPSAVMKRIRIWKTNSWFNHEIYGLASAKSSNFNFIINEELPFCMLSGTIVLKSNVKEFTETSAVFEDGTTEENIDVVIFATGYNFSFSFLEESICNPLKNNSTLYKCIFPPQLERPTLAVIGLIKLTGSVMVGSEIQARWVTGVFAGAYKLPPSSKMMAEVSKKQLPVKRNLPEKQNSRLNFISYTSEIASCAGVKPSVLRLLLTNPRLALAVFFGPCTSYQYRLMGRGQWSGAGAAILTQWQRVLKPLRTRVLEDSASSYSWRWLGLLALPMALVVGFLLSKCPKLGWAPRAGLLF
- the FMO4 gene encoding dimethylaniline monooxygenase [N-oxide-forming] 4 isoform X3, coding for MLDSSNSLRFELSFDKILRTDCRVYMESLASFTGTKSNTLLPTNPAFPSPPSLTPALPTGASSGALNQGGMWGRLHSLGQDLAANQDDTMVRRVAVIGAGSSGLVATKCCLDEGLEPTCFERSEDIGGLWRFTDKADRGRVSVYRSVISNTSKEMSCFSDFPFPEDFPSFLPHNLFLEYFRMYAQHFQLLRHIRFKTTVISVRKRPDFATSGQWDVVTEAEGTQESHVFDAVMVCAGNFQQPHLPLASFPGIETRFRGQYFHSLEYKDAAAFQGKRVLVVGIGNTGCDIAVDMSRVAAKVFLSARSSTWVFSRVANHGFPWDMLNTTRFNHFLEWLLPSAVMKRIRIWKTNSWFNHEIYGLASAKSSNFNFIINEELPFCMLSGTIVLKSNVKEFTETSAVFEDGTTEENIDVVIFATGYNFSFSFLEESICNPLKNNSTLYKCIFPPQLERPTLAVIGLIKLTGSVMVGSEIQARWVTGVFAGAYKLPPSSKMMAEVSKKQLPVKRCVMLLYLGYSVICLCFS